The window CCCGCTTCCGGATGCTGGAACGAACACATCATGGTCAGAATCGCCTTGCCGTTCTGGCTGGCTTTTACCTGCCGGGTGGCAAAACTGCGGCCATCGCGCAGTACATCCACTTCAAATTCAACGCTGTCGGTCACCGTACCGGGACGCAGAAAATAAGCATGCAGTGAGTGTGGAGCCCACTCGCCTTCAGTCAGCGTCTGAATGGCTGCCGATAAACTCTGCCCCAGCACCTGACCGCCGAACAAATTACGGAAGCCCAGATCCTGGCTCTGACCACGGAAACGGTTTACGCCAATGGCTTCCAGCTTTAACAGCTCAATCAATTCTGCCAATACATTGCTCATACTAAACCCTGCCTTAACGGGCGGACGCGGGCGGATGCTGCTGCCCTGACGCCACCTTTTCTTATTAAAATCATCGCTGGCGGGCACTGTTGACCGGCCTGACCAGCGTCTTTCTGTTTGTTAATGTTTCACACAATACGGATTCAGTACGGCGACACATTGGCCGCCGTGACATCCTCTGAATGAAGCCCTGATTGGATAAACCAATCATCCATCTGCGTCTTTATCTCACAACATGGCAGTCTGGCCCAGTGCCGCATCTGACAACCAGACCTGCTAAAAGGCTGAAATTGCCATTCCCGGATCATTTGGGGGAGATTATCCGTGCCTGAGCGGCGACAAAGCGGCATCCTGAGGTTAAAACCGGCATCCTGAGGTTAAAAGATGCACAATAGCGTGCAATCCGTATAATACGCGGCCTTTTTGCAATGGGATTTTGCCTCCGCCCGCATCCGCAGATGCAACGCGATCCGGGGCCAAACCCGCGTAAACAACGATACACAGGCACAATGCACCCGACTTCCGCACAACCCGATTTCACACAGGCGACCTATGCAACAGCGTGACCCCTACCAGCACCATGTAAACCCCGAGCATTATGCCGAGCTGCTGGAGGTAAAAGCACAGCGCCTGCGCGATCTGTTTGCCGACTTTAATCCGCCGTCATTACAGGTGCATGCCAGTGCCCCGAGCCACTTCCGCCTGCGCGCGGAATTCCGTCTGTGGCACGATGGCGACCGTTGTTTTTACGCCATGTTTGAGCCGGGCGATAAGAGCAAAGTCTATGAAGTGCGTGAATTTCCCATCGCCTCGCATCTGATTAACGAATTAATGGTCCGCCTGCTGGAGGACATCCAGCCGAACGAGCTGCTGCGCCGCAAACTGTTTCAGGTCGAGTTTTTAACCACCCTGAGCGGTGATGCCTTAATCACACTGATTTATCACAAGCCATTAGGTGATGAATGGCGCGCCGAAGCCGAAGCACTGCAGGCCCGTCTGGGCTTCCCGATTGTTGGCCGCTCACGCAAGCAAAAGCTGGTACTGGAACGTGACTATGTGAACGAAGCCCTGCAGGTGGACGGCAAAACCCTGCACTACCGCCAGATTGAAGGGGGCTTTACCCAGCCCAATGGCGAGATGAATCAGCAGATGCTGAGCTGGGCCCGTTCTGCCGCCGCTGAGATTAACAATAGTGATAACAACGGCGAGCCGTCATCCGACCTGCTGGAGCTGTATTGCGGCAACGGTAATTTCTCCATGGCGCTGGCCGATACTTTCCGCCGCGTACTGGCGACCGAAATTTCCAAAACCTCGGTCGCGGCCGCCCAGGTCAATATTGCCGATAACCAGCTTGATAACGTCGTGATTGCGCGTTTATCCAGCGAAGAATTTGTGCAGGCCCTGCGCGGCGAACGCACCTTTGAGCGGCTGTCCGGCGTCGATTTAAGCAGCTACGATTTCCGTACCGTACTGGTCGATCCGCCACGCGCCGGGCTGGATGATGAATCGGTGAAACAGGTGCAGGGCTACGACAATATTATTTATATCTCCTGTAACCCCAATACCCTTTACGACAACCTGCAGGTGCTGTGCAACACCCACGAGATCAAACGCTTTGCGCTGTTTGATCAGTTCCCCTATACCGACCATATCGAAACCGGTGTGGTCCTGACCCGGAAAAACCCTTCATGAACAGCACCGCATCTTCATCCTTCAGTCAGCTCGATCTGCCTGCCAGCCAGTTGCAGAATCTTGAGCGCATGGGCTACAGCCAGATGACGCCGGTACAGCAGCAGACTCTGCCGGCGGCACTGGCCGGTCAGGATATTCTTGCCCAGGCCAAAACCGGCAGCGGTAAAACCGCCGCCTTTGGTCTGCCGTTATTAAGCAAAATTAATCCGCGCTTTTTTGGTGTGCAGGCGCTGGTCCTGTGTCCGACCCGCGAACTCAGCACTCAGGTGGCGGAAGAAATCCGCAAGCTGGCACGCTTTCAGGCCAATATTAAAGTGGTGGTGCTGTGTGGCGGTGTGTCTATTGGCCCACAAATCGGCTCGCTGGAACACGGTGCACACATCGTGGTTGGTACTCCGGGGCGGATTAAAGATCACCTGCGCAAAGAAACCCTGAAAATTGATCAGGTACAGACACTGGTGCTGGACGAAGCCGACCGCATGCTCGATATGGGTTTTACCGACGATATTCATAATATTGTGGCGCACACCCCGGCCAACCGTCAGACCCTGCTGTTTTCGGCCACGTATCCGGAAAACATCAGCCAGTTAAGTGCCGAATTTCAGCACAACCCGCTGAATGTCAAAGTCGAAGCCGTGCATCAGAGCAACAGCATCGAGCAGCATCTGGTCATCTGCGAACGCAATGAAAAAGAACAGGCACTGGCACGGGTATTAAGCCACTTTGGTATTCAGCAGGCCGTGGTGTTCTGCAACACCAAACAGGCAACCGAAGAAGTCACCCAGATATTGCGCGATATGGGGTTTATCGCCCTCGCCCTGCACGGCGATCTGGATCAGCGTGACCGTGATCAGGTCTATGTGCAGTTCAAACAGAACAGCACCAATTTTCTGGTCGCAACCGATGTCGCTGCCCGTGGTCTGGATGTCGATGATCTGCCAGCGGTAATTAACTACGAATTACCGCGCGACCCGGAAGTCTATGTACACCGTATCGGCCGTACCGGCCGTGCCGGTAAAGAAGGTCTGGCAATCTCTATTGCTACCGAACGCGAAGACTACAAACGCGCTGCCATTGCCGAACAACAGGGCCGCGATATTCCACTGCTGCCAATCAGTGAACTCAGCGATGTGATGCTGCAGGCAGAAAAACCGGCCAACGTCAGCCTGTGTCTGGCGGCGGGTCGTAAAGATAAACTGCGCCCCGGCGATATTCTCGGCGCCCTGACCTCACCCGGCGGTATTGCCGGCAGTGCTGTCGGTAAAATTGAAGTGCTGGATTACGCCGCTTATGTTGCAGTCCAGCGCGATCAGGCCAGAATCGCCCTGAATCATCTGCAGAAAACCCGCATAAAAGGCCGCGCCATTAAAGTACGCCGGGTTTAAACGGCGGGTAATAAGAGAAAAATACGGCTGCCGGTGCAGCCGTTTTTTTATGGCTCAGAAAACAGTGTCTGTAAAAATCTGACGACTGACCGCAGCAGGATAACGCTGTTGTTAAATCCTGTTGTTAAATCCTGCTGTTAAACCCTGTTGTTAAACCCGGTTATTGATAAGATACTTTGCGGCAATAACCGTTATAACACTGCTGAGTACTCCACTATGCTGCCTGACGCTTCATTTCTGCATCCTCTGTCGCTCCAGGCTGCGACAGACACCGATGTACCGGCGCTCTGTGCATTAATGAATCTGTGTTATCGCGGCAGCGAAGACGGTACTGAAGCGCAATTACGGGGCTGGACTTCGGAAGTCGGTCTGGTCGCTGGTCAGCGTATTCAGCCCGACGATTTACAGGCCTTTATTCATCGTGCGGATGTGAATTTTTTCTGCATTAAAAATAATGCCGACATTATCGCCTGCTTTTCTCTGATACAAAAAAAATTACAACCACTGGAAAGCCAACAGGTAGTGGCATGTGAATTCGGCAGCTTTGCCGTACATCCGCACTATCAGGCACAGGGACTGGGTAAGCAGTTACTATCCTGGGGCGAAGCCTTCGCCTCTGATCTGAATTGCACCGTCATGCAGATGCAGGTACTGGCACCCCGGGAAGATTTAATTGCCTATTATCAGAGACGCGGATATCAGCTGACGTCCTCACGGGCTCCTTTCCCCAAACAACTGGCGGTCGGTACA of the Thalassolituus hydrocarboniclasticus genome contains:
- the trmA gene encoding tRNA (uridine(54)-C5)-methyltransferase TrmA, which produces MQQRDPYQHHVNPEHYAELLEVKAQRLRDLFADFNPPSLQVHASAPSHFRLRAEFRLWHDGDRCFYAMFEPGDKSKVYEVREFPIASHLINELMVRLLEDIQPNELLRRKLFQVEFLTTLSGDALITLIYHKPLGDEWRAEAEALQARLGFPIVGRSRKQKLVLERDYVNEALQVDGKTLHYRQIEGGFTQPNGEMNQQMLSWARSAAAEINNSDNNGEPSSDLLELYCGNGNFSMALADTFRRVLATEISKTSVAAAQVNIADNQLDNVVIARLSSEEFVQALRGERTFERLSGVDLSSYDFRTVLVDPPRAGLDDESVKQVQGYDNIIYISCNPNTLYDNLQVLCNTHEIKRFALFDQFPYTDHIETGVVLTRKNPS
- the dbpA gene encoding ATP-dependent RNA helicase DbpA, which gives rise to MNSTASSSFSQLDLPASQLQNLERMGYSQMTPVQQQTLPAALAGQDILAQAKTGSGKTAAFGLPLLSKINPRFFGVQALVLCPTRELSTQVAEEIRKLARFQANIKVVVLCGGVSIGPQIGSLEHGAHIVVGTPGRIKDHLRKETLKIDQVQTLVLDEADRMLDMGFTDDIHNIVAHTPANRQTLLFSATYPENISQLSAEFQHNPLNVKVEAVHQSNSIEQHLVICERNEKEQALARVLSHFGIQQAVVFCNTKQATEEVTQILRDMGFIALALHGDLDQRDRDQVYVQFKQNSTNFLVATDVAARGLDVDDLPAVINYELPRDPEVYVHRIGRTGRAGKEGLAISIATEREDYKRAAIAEQQGRDIPLLPISELSDVMLQAEKPANVSLCLAAGRKDKLRPGDILGALTSPGGIAGSAVGKIEVLDYAAYVAVQRDQARIALNHLQKTRIKGRAIKVRRV
- a CDS encoding GNAT family N-acetyltransferase, producing MLPDASFLHPLSLQAATDTDVPALCALMNLCYRGSEDGTEAQLRGWTSEVGLVAGQRIQPDDLQAFIHRADVNFFCIKNNADIIACFSLIQKKLQPLESQQVVACEFGSFAVHPHYQAQGLGKQLLSWGEAFASDLNCTVMQMQVLAPREDLIAYYQRRGYQLTSSRAPFPKQLAVGTPLQNDLSLVLMEKDISVRS